The following proteins are co-located in the uncultured Propionivibrio sp. genome:
- a CDS encoding DUF1015 family protein gives MPALIRPFTALRPRPEHAAAVAAPPYDVLSSDEARVRAAGKPHSFLHISKAEIDLPPEVDHYAPEVYAKSAENLHKLINDNILIRDEKPCYYAYRLVMGSHTQTGLIAAASVAHYDTNRIRKHEFTRPDKEDDRVRQIEALNAQTGPVLLAHPDSDEAERLVAAATAGTPIADLTADDGIKHTLWRIDDEAAIARISTVVDAMPALYIADGHHRSAAASRVAAARRGKGRPDSAEYFLAVIFPARQMRILDYNRVVRDLNGHTVESFLAAVAERCTVTPAEGRATPPATGCFGLYLAKRWYHLKIKPELVPTQDPVRRLDVSVLSEQILAPVLGIADLRRDTRIDFVGGIRGLGELEKRVDSGEMAVAFAMYPTQLGELMSVADAGEVMPPKSTWFEPKLADGLASHVLD, from the coding sequence ATGCCAGCCCTGATCCGCCCTTTCACCGCCCTGCGCCCACGCCCCGAACACGCCGCCGCGGTCGCCGCACCGCCCTATGACGTGTTGTCGAGCGACGAAGCGCGCGTGCGCGCCGCCGGCAAACCGCACTCCTTCCTGCACATTTCCAAGGCCGAGATCGACCTGCCGCCGGAAGTCGATCATTACGCGCCCGAGGTCTATGCCAAATCGGCCGAAAACCTGCACAAGCTGATCAATGACAACATCCTGATCCGCGACGAAAAGCCCTGCTACTACGCCTACCGTCTCGTCATGGGCTCGCACACGCAGACCGGCCTGATCGCCGCGGCTTCGGTCGCCCACTACGACACCAACCGCATCCGCAAACACGAGTTCACGCGGCCGGACAAGGAAGACGACCGGGTCCGCCAGATCGAGGCGCTCAATGCACAGACCGGCCCGGTGCTGCTCGCCCATCCCGACAGCGACGAAGCCGAACGGCTGGTCGCAGCCGCGACCGCCGGCACGCCGATCGCCGACCTGACCGCCGATGACGGCATCAAGCACACGCTCTGGCGGATCGACGACGAAGCCGCCATTGCCCGTATCTCCACCGTGGTCGACGCCATGCCGGCGCTCTACATCGCTGACGGCCACCACCGGTCGGCCGCCGCCTCGCGCGTCGCTGCCGCCCGTCGCGGCAAGGGCCGCCCGGATTCGGCCGAATATTTCCTGGCGGTGATCTTCCCGGCCCGGCAGATGCGCATCCTCGACTACAACCGCGTCGTGCGCGACCTCAACGGCCACACGGTCGAGAGTTTCCTCGCCGCCGTTGCCGAACGCTGCACCGTCACGCCGGCCGAGGGACGCGCCACCCCGCCGGCCACCGGCTGCTTCGGTCTCTATCTCGCCAAGCGCTGGTACCATCTGAAAATCAAGCCCGAACTCGTGCCGACGCAGGACCCGGTGCGCCGGCTCGATGTCTCGGTGTTGTCGGAACAGATTCTCGCCCCGGTGCTCGGCATCGCCGACCTGCGTCGCGACACGCGCATCGACTTCGTCGGCGGCATCCGCGGTCTGGGCGAGCTTGAAAAGCGCGTCGACAGCGGCGAGATGGCGGTTGCCTTCGCCATGTACCCGACGCAACTCGGCGAGCTCATGTCGGTCGCCGATGCCGGTGAAGTGATGCCGCCGAAGTCGACCTGGTTCGAACCGAAGCTCGCCGACGGACTCGCCTCGCACGTCCTCGACTGA
- a CDS encoding NAD(P)H-dependent oxidoreductase encodes MSALNVAVLCGSLQQPSRTLVLCEALLARIGEFRTIVPQRVEIAQFGRRLGACYWRSELPEDILAQVVAVENADVLIAASPVHNATFSGLFKHFLDMTAMDSLAGKPTLLAATGGSALHGLVIDQQLRPLLAMKQALTLPIGVFATEADFVDHKLCSLALEKRIELAVRLALPFLPGAD; translated from the coding sequence ATGTCAGCTTTGAATGTCGCCGTGCTCTGCGGCAGCTTGCAGCAGCCGTCGCGGACGCTGGTGCTGTGCGAGGCCTTGTTGGCCAGGATTGGCGAGTTTCGGACAATCGTGCCGCAGCGGGTGGAAATCGCACAATTCGGAAGGCGTCTCGGCGCGTGTTACTGGCGCAGCGAGTTGCCGGAGGACATTCTTGCGCAGGTGGTGGCCGTCGAAAATGCCGACGTGCTGATTGCCGCGAGTCCCGTTCACAATGCGACGTTCTCCGGCCTGTTCAAGCATTTTCTCGATATGACGGCGATGGACTCGCTGGCGGGAAAGCCGACGTTGCTGGCGGCCACCGGCGGCAGCGCCTTGCACGGACTGGTGATCGACCAGCAGTTGCGGCCATTGCTGGCGATGAAGCAGGCGTTGACGCTACCGATCGGCGTCTTCGCCACCGAGGCCGATTTTGTCGATCACAAGCTGTGCAGTCTCGCCCTGGAAAAGCGCATCGAGCTGGCCGTCCGGCTTGCGCTGCCTTTCCTGCCCGGCGCCGATTGA
- a CDS encoding 3-deoxy-7-phosphoheptulonate synthase: MSHPDKTNLATPDIENVNIVDFDPMPSPEEIHARVPLSTHASRTVMQGREALRNILDRKDHRLFVVVGPCSIHDPVAGLDYARRLKALGDELGDTLLPIMRVYFEKPRTTTGWKGYINDPDMDDSFRIGKGMENARAFLRDVAELGLPAATEALDPISPQYLGDLIAWTAIGARTTESQTHREMSSGLSTPVGFKNGTNGDVGIAVNAILSASRPHSFLGINGEGKTSVVRTSGNPYGHLVLRGGDGRPNYDTVSVRIAEQALAKAKLPANIVVDCSHANSYKNHELQPLVMADIVNQIRFGNQSLVGVMIESNIAAGSQPIPNDLGSLKYGCSVTDACVDWDTTEKMLRETAAQLRDVLPNRTRQS, translated from the coding sequence ATGAGCCATCCCGACAAAACCAACCTCGCCACACCGGACATCGAAAACGTCAATATCGTCGATTTCGATCCGATGCCCTCGCCCGAGGAAATCCACGCCCGCGTGCCGCTTTCGACGCATGCCTCGCGCACGGTGATGCAAGGCCGCGAAGCGCTGCGCAACATCCTTGACCGCAAGGACCATCGCCTGTTCGTCGTCGTCGGCCCCTGCTCGATCCACGACCCGGTCGCCGGCCTCGACTATGCCCGTCGGCTGAAAGCGCTCGGCGATGAACTCGGCGACACGCTGCTGCCGATCATGCGCGTCTATTTTGAAAAACCGCGTACGACGACCGGCTGGAAAGGCTACATCAACGATCCGGACATGGATGACTCGTTCCGCATCGGCAAAGGCATGGAAAACGCACGGGCCTTCCTGCGCGACGTCGCCGAACTCGGACTGCCAGCAGCCACCGAGGCGCTCGATCCGATCTCGCCGCAATACCTCGGCGACCTCATCGCCTGGACGGCGATCGGCGCCCGCACGACCGAATCGCAGACGCACCGCGAAATGTCCTCGGGATTATCGACGCCGGTCGGCTTCAAGAACGGCACCAACGGCGACGTCGGCATCGCCGTCAATGCCATTCTTTCGGCATCGCGCCCGCACAGCTTCCTCGGCATCAACGGCGAAGGCAAAACCTCGGTCGTGCGCACCAGCGGCAACCCCTACGGACACCTTGTCCTGCGCGGCGGCGACGGCCGCCCGAACTATGACACCGTCAGCGTCCGCATCGCCGAGCAGGCGCTGGCCAAGGCCAAGCTGCCGGCCAACATCGTCGTCGACTGCTCGCACGCCAACAGCTACAAGAACCACGAACTGCAGCCGCTCGTCATGGCCGACATCGTCAACCAGATCCGTTTCGGCAACCAGTCGCTGGTCGGCGTCATGATCGAATCGAACATCGCCGCCGGCAGCCAGCCGATTCCCAACGACCTTGGCTCGCTCAAATACGGCTGCTCGGTCACGGATGCCTGCGTCGACTGGGACACCACCGAAAAAATGCTGCGCGAGACGGCCGCGCAACTGCGCGACGTATTGCCGAACAGAACCCGCCAATCCTGA
- the mfd gene encoding transcription-repair coupling factor codes for MPSTDRPTGLPQQASLPSIKPGERRQIPPFAGSADALLIAQRADQGDKRSLIAVLTASAGDAQRLLDEIPWFAPDLRVRMLPDWETLPYDSFSPHHDLISERLATLYSVMRNECDVLLVPASTAAYRLAPPAYLAAYTFFLKQGEKLDAETFKGQLTLAGYSHVSNVVSPGEYSIRGGLIDLYPMGSVLPYRIDLFDDEIDSIKTFDVDTQRTLYPVPDIRLLPAREFPLDDKGRACFRQRFREVFEGDPARARIYKDVTNGIAPAGIEYWLPLFFDETATLFDYLPENTTLCLHNDVPAALRDFWRDAQSRYTMLSGETARPLLPPADIFLSEDAFFIAAKPYARLDLHRQPPGVAEGETRPIPAVAVDRRADDPLTALKGFIAGFTGRILLLAESAGRRETLAGLLNEYGIRPEPCTDFSGFLAGESRLALGVAPLHEGFGLDALAFVTEAELYAGTPHRRARHAAQRKASIDNWLRDLTELKVGDPVVHEQHGIARYQGLIHMDLGEGEMEFLELHYANDAKLYVPVSQLHVISRYSGSDPEAAPLHALGSQQWEKAKKKAALQARDTAAELLALYARRAARQGHAFEFTARDYEAFADGFGFEETPDQAAAIEAVIQDMKSGKPMDRLVCGDVGFGKTEVALRAAFCAVAGGKQVAVLCPTTLLCEQHFQTFSDRFADWPVKIAELSRFKTAKESNQAIKELAEGKVDIVIGTHKLLQKDIRFNRLGLVIIDEEHRFGVRQKESLKALRAEVDVLTLTATPIPRTLGMSLEGLRDFSVIATAPQKRLAIKTFVSRYSDGIVREALLREFKRGGQVYFLHNEVDTIDNMREKLAKLLPEARIVVGHGQMNERELERVMRDFTGQRANLLLCTTIIETGIDNPHANTIVINRADKFGLAQLHQLRGRVGRSHHQAYAYLLTHGDADGTTGLTKQAKQRLEAIQMMDELGAGFYLAMHDLEIRGAGEILGENQSGEMQEVGFNLYTEMLNRAVSALRQGKEPDLAEPLGITTEINLHTPALLPDDYAPDVHERLTLYKRLANCATLDDIIAMQEELVDRFGELPPQARSLLESHRLRLMCKPLGIVKLDATSEQIVVQFEVNPPIEPIRIINLIQKDRNYRLAGQDKLSLKRHCPALADRVAAIKDLFKQLKP; via the coding sequence CTGCCATCCACCGACCGACCGACCGGACTGCCGCAGCAAGCCTCGCTGCCGTCAATCAAACCCGGCGAACGCCGACAAATCCCGCCATTTGCCGGCTCCGCCGACGCCCTGCTGATCGCGCAACGCGCCGACCAAGGCGACAAACGCAGCCTGATCGCGGTACTGACCGCCAGCGCCGGCGATGCGCAACGCCTGCTCGACGAAATCCCCTGGTTCGCGCCCGATTTGCGCGTCCGCATGCTGCCGGACTGGGAAACACTGCCCTACGACAGTTTCTCGCCGCACCACGATCTCATCTCCGAACGCCTGGCGACGCTCTACAGCGTCATGCGCAACGAATGCGACGTGCTGCTCGTTCCCGCCAGCACGGCGGCGTACCGTCTGGCCCCGCCGGCCTACCTGGCCGCCTACACCTTTTTCCTGAAGCAGGGCGAAAAACTCGACGCCGAGACCTTCAAGGGACAACTGACGCTGGCCGGCTATTCGCACGTCTCGAATGTCGTCTCGCCCGGCGAATACTCGATCCGCGGCGGATTGATCGACCTCTACCCGATGGGTTCGGTGCTGCCGTACCGGATCGACCTGTTCGACGACGAAATCGACAGCATCAAGACTTTCGACGTCGACACGCAACGCACCCTTTACCCGGTTCCCGATATCCGCCTGCTGCCGGCACGCGAATTCCCGCTCGACGACAAGGGACGTGCCTGCTTCCGGCAACGTTTCCGCGAAGTGTTCGAGGGCGACCCGGCGCGCGCACGCATCTACAAGGACGTCACCAACGGCATCGCGCCGGCCGGCATCGAATACTGGCTGCCGCTCTTCTTCGACGAAACGGCGACGCTCTTCGACTACCTGCCGGAAAACACGACCCTCTGCCTGCATAACGACGTTCCCGCAGCGCTCCGCGATTTCTGGCGTGACGCGCAGTCGCGCTACACCATGCTGTCCGGCGAAACGGCGCGCCCGCTCTTGCCGCCGGCCGACATCTTCCTCTCCGAAGATGCTTTCTTCATCGCCGCCAAGCCCTACGCCCGGCTCGACCTCCACCGACAGCCGCCCGGCGTCGCCGAAGGCGAAACGCGGCCGATTCCCGCCGTTGCCGTCGACCGCCGTGCCGACGATCCGCTGACGGCGCTCAAGGGATTCATCGCCGGCTTCACCGGCAGAATCCTGCTCCTTGCCGAAAGCGCCGGACGCCGCGAGACGTTGGCTGGCCTGCTCAATGAATATGGCATCCGTCCGGAGCCCTGCACGGACTTCAGCGGATTCCTCGCTGGCGAAAGCCGCCTGGCGCTCGGCGTTGCGCCGTTGCACGAAGGCTTTGGACTCGATGCCCTCGCCTTCGTCACCGAAGCCGAGCTCTACGCCGGGACGCCGCACCGGCGGGCCCGCCACGCCGCCCAGCGCAAGGCCTCGATCGACAACTGGCTGCGCGACCTGACCGAGCTCAAGGTCGGCGACCCGGTCGTTCATGAACAACACGGCATCGCCCGCTACCAGGGGCTGATCCACATGGATCTCGGCGAAGGCGAGATGGAGTTCCTCGAACTTCATTACGCCAACGACGCCAAGCTCTACGTGCCAGTCTCGCAATTGCACGTCATCTCGCGCTATTCGGGCAGCGACCCGGAAGCGGCGCCGCTGCATGCGCTCGGATCGCAGCAATGGGAAAAGGCCAAGAAGAAGGCGGCCCTCCAGGCACGCGACACGGCCGCCGAACTGCTCGCCCTCTACGCCCGCCGTGCGGCACGACAGGGACATGCCTTCGAATTCACCGCCCGCGACTACGAAGCCTTCGCCGACGGCTTTGGATTCGAGGAAACGCCCGACCAGGCGGCGGCGATCGAAGCCGTCATCCAGGACATGAAGTCCGGCAAGCCGATGGACCGCCTTGTCTGCGGCGACGTCGGCTTCGGCAAGACCGAGGTCGCCCTGCGCGCCGCTTTCTGCGCGGTCGCCGGCGGCAAGCAGGTGGCGGTGCTCTGCCCGACCACCCTGCTTTGCGAACAGCATTTCCAGACCTTCAGCGACCGTTTCGCCGACTGGCCGGTCAAGATCGCCGAACTCTCGCGCTTCAAGACGGCCAAGGAATCGAACCAGGCGATCAAGGAACTGGCCGAAGGCAAGGTTGACATCGTCATCGGCACGCACAAGCTGCTGCAAAAGGACATTCGCTTCAACCGGCTCGGGCTCGTCATCATCGACGAAGAGCATCGCTTCGGCGTGCGCCAGAAGGAAAGCCTCAAGGCCCTGCGTGCCGAAGTCGACGTACTGACGCTGACGGCGACGCCGATCCCGCGTACCCTGGGGATGTCGCTCGAAGGCCTGCGCGACTTTTCAGTCATCGCCACGGCGCCGCAAAAACGGCTGGCGATCAAGACCTTCGTCTCGCGCTATTCGGACGGCATCGTGCGCGAGGCGCTGCTGCGCGAATTCAAGCGCGGCGGGCAAGTCTATTTCCTGCACAACGAAGTCGACACGATCGACAACATGCGCGAAAAGCTCGCCAAGCTGCTGCCCGAAGCCCGCATCGTCGTCGGTCACGGACAGATGAACGAGCGCGAACTCGAACGCGTCATGCGCGACTTCACCGGGCAACGCGCCAACCTGCTCCTGTGCACGACAATCATCGAAACCGGCATCGACAACCCGCACGCCAACACCATCGTCATCAACCGGGCCGACAAGTTCGGTCTGGCGCAGCTCCACCAGTTGCGCGGCCGTGTCGGGCGTTCGCACCACCAGGCCTACGCCTACCTGCTCACGCACGGCGACGCCGATGGCACGACCGGCCTCACCAAGCAGGCCAAGCAGCGGCTCGAAGCGATCCAGATGATGGACGAGCTCGGCGCCGGTTTCTACCTGGCCATGCACGACCTCGAAATCCGCGGCGCCGGCGAGATCCTCGGCGAGAACCAGTCCGGCGAGATGCAGGAAGTCGGTTTCAACCTCTACACCGAGATGCTCAACCGCGCCGTCTCGGCGCTGCGCCAGGGCAAGGAACCCGATCTCGCCGAACCGCTCGGCATCACCACCGAAATCAATCTGCATACACCGGCGCTGCTGCCCGACGACTACGCCCCCGATGTGCACGAGCGACTGACGCTCTACAAGCGCCTCGCCAACTGCGCGACGCTCGACGATATCATCGCCATGCAGGAAGAACTCGTCGACCGTTTCGGCGAACTGCCGCCGCAAGCGCGTTCGCTGCTCGAAAGCCACCGGCTGCGGCTGATGTGCAAGCCGCTCGGCATCGTCAAACTCGACGCAACGAGCGAACAGATCGTCGTGCAATTCGAGGTCAATCCGCCGATCGAACCGATCCGCATCATCAACCTGATCCAGAAAGACCGGAACTATCGGCTGGCCGGACAGGATAAACTGTCGCTGAAACGGCACTGCCCGGCCCTGGCCGACCGCGTCGCCGCCATCAAGGACCTCTTCAAGCAACTGAAACCATGA
- a CDS encoding sigma 54-interacting transcriptional regulator, whose protein sequence is MASSGASSILLNPEKIRRLSMQSLFESFDTLCEGTVIVDRDARIVWINERYATRLGAKSAAEAIGKPVEDVIRNSLMRSVVTTGQPILLDIMETPGATFVVTRIPLKNDRGEVIGAAGFALFDKVQSLKPLFAKFEGMQQEIAAAQKSLAENRRPKYTFSNFIGSSPVCMEVKRQARRAAQHDATVLLLGETGTGKELLAHAIHGASARGGKPFVGINVAAIPDALLETEFFGVAPGAYTGAEKKGRDGKFRLADGGTLFLDEIGDMPLLLQSKLLRVLQEQEFEPVGSNRVVKIDVRIIAATSVDLQRCVSEGRFREDLFYRLNVLSIRVPPLRERMADIEALCEGILEQIEQRTGLPHRELTPDAIERLRGCAWRGNVRELQNVLEKAVMMSDKIRIGAVDLVDILPSDRVRLPFPGNSMHAVDLSGGSSALSDTSEGEVRSYDVEFAEFERRLLANALAATGNRVDAAARLLGLGRATMYRKLRALGFDSHI, encoded by the coding sequence ATGGCGTCGTCAGGAGCCTCTAGTATTCTGCTGAATCCGGAGAAGATCCGGCGTCTCTCGATGCAGTCGCTGTTCGAGAGCTTCGACACCTTGTGCGAGGGAACGGTCATTGTCGATCGTGACGCGCGCATTGTCTGGATCAACGAGCGCTATGCGACGCGTCTGGGGGCGAAATCGGCGGCCGAGGCGATCGGCAAACCGGTCGAGGACGTGATCCGCAACAGCCTGATGCGTTCAGTGGTAACGACGGGACAGCCCATTCTGCTCGATATCATGGAGACGCCGGGCGCGACTTTCGTGGTGACGCGGATTCCGCTCAAGAATGATCGCGGCGAGGTGATCGGCGCCGCCGGTTTTGCGCTGTTCGACAAGGTGCAGTCGCTCAAACCGCTGTTCGCCAAGTTTGAAGGGATGCAGCAGGAGATTGCCGCAGCGCAGAAGTCGCTGGCGGAAAATCGCCGGCCGAAATATACGTTTTCCAATTTCATCGGTTCGAGTCCGGTGTGCATGGAGGTCAAGCGGCAGGCGCGGCGCGCCGCGCAGCATGATGCGACGGTGCTGCTTCTGGGTGAGACCGGTACGGGCAAGGAGTTGCTGGCGCACGCAATCCACGGCGCCTCCGCGCGCGGCGGCAAGCCTTTCGTCGGCATCAACGTCGCCGCCATCCCGGATGCCTTGCTTGAGACCGAGTTCTTTGGCGTCGCTCCCGGCGCGTACACCGGGGCCGAGAAAAAAGGACGCGACGGAAAATTTCGCCTGGCCGACGGCGGCACGCTCTTCCTCGACGAAATCGGCGACATGCCCTTGCTGCTTCAGTCGAAACTGTTGCGCGTGCTGCAGGAACAGGAGTTCGAACCGGTGGGGTCGAACCGCGTCGTCAAGATTGACGTGCGCATCATCGCCGCGACGAGTGTCGATTTGCAGCGATGCGTTTCCGAAGGACGCTTCCGCGAGGATCTGTTTTACCGGCTTAATGTGTTGTCGATCCGCGTGCCGCCCTTGCGCGAGCGCATGGCCGACATCGAGGCACTGTGCGAAGGCATCCTCGAGCAGATTGAGCAACGGACCGGTTTGCCCCACCGCGAACTGACGCCCGACGCGATCGAGCGCTTGCGTGGCTGCGCCTGGCGCGGCAACGTGCGGGAATTGCAGAACGTGCTGGAAAAGGCCGTGATGATGTCGGACAAGATCCGCATCGGGGCCGTGGATCTTGTCGATATTCTTCCCTCCGATCGCGTTCGCCTGCCATTCCCGGGGAATTCGATGCATGCAGTAGACCTGTCAGGCGGCAGCAGCGCACTTTCGGATACATCCGAGGGTGAGGTGCGCTCGTATGACGTCGAGTTCGCCGAGTTCGAGCGACGCCTGCTGGCGAATGCGCTGGCGGCGACCGGGAACCGCGTCGATGCGGCGGCCCGACTGCTGGGCTTGGGCCGTGCCACGATGTACCGGAAACTGCGTGCGCTGGGTTTTGATTCTCATATTTGA